One part of the Ornithodoros turicata isolate Travis chromosome 2, ASM3712646v1, whole genome shotgun sequence genome encodes these proteins:
- the LOC135384221 gene encoding uncharacterized protein LOC135384221 — protein MNSISRRRRRKARGSVRHEVSPVKNANNKCMGATLLSATIVTFGFLLAAYSSALTAKSKQFSSNSLRPVVRGYVVDTSACRIPDFSPFDPSVAKYYDRVKYYKCFHRPSFVEQERNILSLNTDVLTQYYNTSPETLTCSYRYVKRNESSKAADFTVYFSAPHILRFGRPIKFEQIKVECKLEGNSTFHDFFLIPMLKQRVERRCNKISSRKTDGVSRMNIIFLGVDSISRLNSLRHLEITRNYLFRNFHTIELFGLTKVGPNSFPNQVAMLSGMNYDEGWRTCERDAIENVRFLWDTYSDMGYRTMFLEETPESGLFTMFCTGFRSAPTHYYPRLLMLGVYSTNYTDYCMHQRLRTEAYLQYTSSLLTLLADRPSFIYSWMSDLTHDSFNDAGYVDLPFRRTFETLTKSGVMNRSLVVFVSDHGMRYGDFRQTLMGSYEDRLPLCIMMFPPAFRAMYPEIMENLRVNQHRLTTPFDIHATLVELARLPRSRYQYRTRYGLSLLHEIPENRSCNDAFIDPYYCCCHELQDDNTTGAAHLLMANFIVKTVNEWLMNGAPGMCKMHVLKEITDVRKISGVATMSSSYYWITIVTRPEDVVLEGAVRVFQNGTISLEKLSRLNVYKYLSLCVESWTMKQYCVCR, from the exons ATGAATTCTATTTCCAGACGAAGGCGCCGGAAGGCCCGAGGAAGCGTACGGCATGAG GTTTCGCCCGTGAAGAATGCCAATAACAAGTGCATGGGAGCGACTCTGTTGTCTGCAACCATCGTTACGTTTGGATTCCTCCTCGCTGCCTACAGTTCAGCGCTGACAGCAAAATCCAAGCAGTTCTCGTCAAACTCATTACGACCTGTGGTACGTGGCTATGTCGTGGACACCAGTGCCTGCAGAATCCCCGACTTTAGCCCTTTCGACCCCTCCGTAGCAAAGTATTATGACAGAGTCAAATACTACAAGTGCTTCCACAGGCCTTCCTTCGTAGAACAAGAGAGGAATATTCTCTCCCTCAACACCGACGTACTTACGCAGTACTACAATACCAGCCCTGAAACCCTCACTTGTTCCTACCGTTACGTTAAGAGGAACGAGTCCAGTAAAGCTGCAGACTTTACGGTGTATTTTAGCGCCCCTCACATCTTGCGCTTCGGGAGGCCGATAAAGTTTGAGCAGATCAAGGTGGAATGCAAGCTAGAAGGTAACTCGACCTTTCACGACTTCTTCCTGATCCCGATGCTCAAGCAGAGAGTGGAGCGTCGCTGCAATAAAATCTCATCAAGAAAAACAGATGGAGTCAGCCGAATGAACATAATCTTTCTCGGTGTCGACAGCATCTCTAGGCTGAACTCTCTGCGCCACCTGGAGATCACAAGAAACTACCTGTTCCGCAATTTTCATACGATCGAGTTATTTGGGCTTACCAAAGTGGGCCCCAATTCTTTTCCTAACCAAGTCGCCATGCTGTCCGGAATGAACTATGATGAAGGATGGAGAACTTGTGAAAGGGATGCCATAGAGAATGTACGCTTCCTCTGGGACACCTATTCTGACATGGGCTACAGGACAATGTTCCTGGAAGAGACGCCCGAATCTGGACTGTTCACAATGTTCTGTACTGGTTTTCGTAGTGCTCCTACACACTACTACCCACGACTGCTGATGTTAGGAGTTTACAGCACGAACTATACAGACTACTGCATGCATCAGCGCTTACGAACGGAGGCTTACCTACAGTACACATCATCTCTGCTCACACTGCTGGCTGACCGGCCCTCTTTCATTTACTCGTGGATGTCTGATCTCACACACGACTCTTTCAACGATGCTGGCTACGTCGATCTCCCATTTCGACGTACTTTCGAGACACTCACGAAGTCCGGCGTGATGAACAGGTCACTGGTCGTCTTCGTAAGCGATCATGGTATGCGTTATGGCGACTTCCGCCAGACCCTCATGGGAAGCTACGAGGACCGCCTGCCTCTGTGCATTATGATGTTCCCGCCCGCTTTTCGCGCAATGTACCCAGAAATAATGGAGAACCTCCGCGTCAACCAGCACAGGCTGACCACGCCTTTCGACATACATGCCACCCTAGTGGAATTGGCTCGGCTTCCGCGTTCCCGTTACCAGTACCGTACGAGGTACGGACTCAGTCTCCTGCATGAAATACCAGAAAATCGAAGTTGCAACGACGCCTTTATAGACCCCTACTATTGTTGCTGCCACGAGCTACAGGACGACAACACGACCGGAGCCGCGCATTTATTGATGGCCAACTTTATTGTAAAGACAGTGAATGAATGGTTGATGAATGGCGCGCCAGGAATGTGCAAGATGCATGTACTGAAAGAAATAACCGACGTCCGTAAGATCTCCGGCGTAGCCACAATGAGTTCTTCCTATTATTGGATTACGATCGTCACTAGGCCTGAAGACGTCGTCCTTGAAGGTGCCGTGAGAGTTTTTCAAAATGGCACAATATCCTTGGAGAAGCTAAGCCGGCTTAATGTGTATAAGTATCTGTCGCTCTGCGTTGAATCTTGGACTATGAAGCAGTACTGTGTATGTAGGTAG